The genome window TATCAGGGTGATGAGAGGACTTTTGTCTGCGCTCGCGCCGGAGCCGTTCTTGCCGCGGCTGTCTGTATCGTCAATACGTATCAGTTCTTTGTCTGCTTCCATAGTTCGTATTGATCATTTTCAAGTATGTCGGCAATCCTTTTGCAGGCGTGCCCGTCCCCGTAGGGGTTGGAGGCCTGCGCCATTTTGTTATACTCCTCTTTGTCTGTGAGCAGAGAGGAAAAAGTGTTGTATATTACGTTTTCGTCGGTGCCGACCAGCTTCAGGGTGCCGGCGGCTATGCCCTCGGGCCGCTCGGTGGTGTCCCTCATGACCAGCACCGGCTTGCCCAGGGAAGGGGCCTCTTCCTGGATGCCTCCCGAGTCCGTGAGGATCATGTAGCTGCGGGCCATCAGGTTGTGGCAGTCTATCACGTCCACCGGCTCGGTGATGTGTATGCGGTCACAGCCTCCCAGCTCCTCGTCCGCGGCCTTGCGGACCAGGGGGTTCATGTGTATGGGGTAGAGGGCCTTCACGTCCGGGTGCTCCTCCATGACCCTGCGTATGGCCCGGAACATGCTGTGCATGGGAGCCCCAAGATTCTCCCGCCTGTGGGCCGTGATGAAGATGAGCCGGCTGCCCTCCGCCCAGCTCAGCTCCGGGTGGGAGTAGTCCTG of Abditibacteriota bacterium contains these proteins:
- the wecB gene encoding UDP-N-acetylglucosamine 2-epimerase (non-hydrolyzing); this encodes QMLDQVLDAFGVQPDYDLSIMKQNQTLFDITAGILGSIRSVLEQVKPDAVLVHGDTSTTFVTALCCYYMQIPVGHVEAGLRTYDIYSPYPEEFNRQAVSIISAWNFAPTETSRDNLIREGKKPGSVYVTGNTAIDALQTTVRQDYSHPELSWAEGSRLIFITAHRRENLGAPMHSMFRAIRRVMEEHPDVKALYPIHMNPLVRKAADEELGGCDRIHITEPVDVIDCHNLMARSYMILTDSGGIQEEAPSLGKPVLVMRDTTERPEGIAAGTLKLVGTDENVIYNTFSSLLTDKEEYNKMAQASNPYGDGHACKRIADILENDQYELWKQTKN